A window of the Lactuca sativa cultivar Salinas chromosome 5, Lsat_Salinas_v11, whole genome shotgun sequence genome harbors these coding sequences:
- the LOC111915633 gene encoding transcription factor BIM1, whose product MEFSQPRPCGAQGAKPTHDFLSLYSPPQQDPTPSIPGGFLKTHDFFQPLDQQVEKEGNKFDHILPGGIATYSISQISSSSYSYMNMNQIQSQKVVPKAEGVEISGAQCQSSSINNNNDENSNCSSYTGSGFTFWEESNVNKGKSGKIGMPWMTSHSKAVNTGEKPNSPRSKHSATEQRRRSKINDRFSMLRGIIPHADQKRDKASFLLEVIEYIQFLQEKVNKYEDSYQGRNNKPPLNNIPTDEPQLPNGIISVSTMYSQGISSALTQALKSSGVDLSKANISVELDLGKRSSTNLKENESPSIEESGEGLKRLKRRRQ is encoded by the exons ATGGAGTTTTCTCAACCCCGACCCTGTGGAGCCCAAG GTGCTAAGCCCACGCATGACTTTCTTTCACTTTATTCACCTCCCCAGCAAGATCCTACCCCCAGCATTCCCG GTGGTTTCCTTAAGACTCACGACTTCTTTCAACCATTGGATCAACAAGTTGAGAAAGAAGGAAATAAGTTTGACCATATTCTTCCTGGGGGAATAGCGACATACAGCATTAGTCAAATATCATCGTCATCTTACTCATACATGAATATGAATCAAATTCAAAGCCAAAAGGTAGTTCCAAAGGCTGAAGGGGTTGAGATATCGGGTGCACAATGTCAATCAAGTAGTATCAATAATAACAATGATGAAAACTCAAACTGCAGTTCTTACACAGGGAGTGGTTTCACGTTTTGGGAAGAATCTAATGTAAACAAGGGTAAATCGGGAAAGATTGGAATGCCTTGGATGACGTCACATTCTAAAGCTGTTAACACTGGTGAAAAGCCCAACAGCCCACGCTCAAAGCACTCTGCTACAGAACAGCGTAGAAGGAGTAAAATCAATGACAG ATTTTCGATGTTGAGAGGAATCATCCCTCATGCTGATCAAAAGAGAGATAAGGCGTCATTTTTGTTAGAG GTTATTGAATACATTCAGTTTCTACAAGAGAAGGTGAACAAGTATGAGGATTCATACCAAGGAAGGAACAACAAACCTCCATTG aacAACATACCAACTGATGAACCACAACTTCCAAACGGCATAATAAGCGTTTCAACCATGTACTCTCAAGG aatatCTAGTGCTCTAACACAAGCGTTAAAGAGTTCGGGTGTAGATTTGTCAAAGGCCAACATCTCTGTGGAGCTTGATCTTGGAAAGAGATCAAGCACCAATCTGAAG GAGAATGAGAGCCCTTCCATTGAGGAGAGTGGTGAAGGGTTGAAGAGGTTGAAGAGGAGGAGACAGTAA
- the LOC111915614 gene encoding uncharacterized protein LOC111915614 — MEAVQSFRNTGFASILPKVSSFCQIHKIDTLDLEELYIGVRNRKTTKTNMFHFEVEIFNTVVDMQLTEYRDRFSETSTQLLKYMGALNPCDSFAQFDKSKLLKLGKLYKYDFDDSNMIDLEGQLEIFYHSCIKDDRFISLKGISNLSRLMVSTGKHRSYPLVYKLLKLAFILPVATASVERYFSKMKLLKTDLLTKLVMTF; from the coding sequence ATGGAGGCAGTGCAATCTTTTAGAAACACAGGGTTTGCTAGCATTTTGCCAAAAGTATCATCTTTTTGTCAAATACACAAAATTGATACTTTAGATTTGGAAGAGTTGTATATTGGTGTGAGAAACCGTAAGACTACAAAGACTAATATGTTTCATTTTGAGGTTGAAATCTTCAACACAGTAGTAGATATGCAACTTACAGAATATCGGGATCGATTTAGTGAAACAAGCACGCAGTTACTAAAATACATGGGTGCTTTGAACCCTTGTGATTCATTTGCACAATTTGACAAATCAAAGTTGTTGAAGTTGGGTAAGTTATACAAGTATGACTTTGATGATTCGAATATGATAGACCTTGAAGGACAACTTGAGATATTTTATCACTCTTGCATCAAAGATGATCGCTTCATTAGTTTGAAAGGAATTTCCAACCTTTCTCGTTTGATGGTTAGTACGGGGAAGCATCGGTCTTATCCTTTGGTTTATAAGCTTTTAAAGTTGGCTTTCATATTACCCGTAGCGACCGCAAGTGTAGAAAgatatttttcaaagatgaagctCTTGAAGACCGACTTGCTAACAAAATTGGTGATGACTTTTTGA
- the LOC111915632 gene encoding rhamnogalacturonan I rhamnosyltransferase 1 yields the protein MKLKGLGDSKVEKLKSLTGNSYAKSSKTKLWMIRATTAVLLWTCLVQLTALGDTWGPMVLKGWPSRETLSASALDVKLLPMVPARVLPPKRVYKNNGYLLISCNGGLNQMRSAICDMVAIARYLNVTLIVPELDKSSFWADPSEFEDIFDVDHFITSLRDEVRILKELPIRLKKRVELGLIHTMPPISWSDISYYHNQILPLIQRFKVLHLNRTDARLANSGQPFDLQKLRCRVNFSALRFTSQIEELGKRVVNLLKQKGPFLVLHLRYEMDMLAFSGCTQGCNDEEVEELTRMRYAYPWWKEKIINSELKRKDGLCPLTPEETALALRALGVNNDIQIYIAAGEIYGGERRMASLKATYPNLVRKETLLGADELGFFQNHSSQMAALDYLVSLESDIFVPTFDGNMAKVVEGHRRYLGFKKTILLDRRLLVELIDKYTSKLLNWDEFSNAVKDAHANRMGNPTKRLVIPDKPKEEDYFYANPEECFHPSSQNEPVNIIQ from the exons ATGAAATTAAAAGGATTAGGAGATAGTAAAGTAGAAAAACTGAAGAGTTTGACAGGAAATTCATATGCAAAATCTTCTAAAACGAAGCTGTGGATGATCAGGGCCACGACAGCGGTGTTGTTGTGGACTTGTTTGGTTCAGTTGACGGCATTAGGAGATACATGGGGGCCTATGGTTTTGAAAGGCTGGCCTTCTCGTGAGACTCTTTCTGCTTCTGCTTTAGATGTCAAATTGTTGCCCATGGTTCCTGCTAGAGTTCTTCCACCCAAGA GGGTTTACAAGAACAATGGTTACCTACTGATTTCATGTAATGGAGGACTAAATCAAATGCGATCTGCT ATATGTGACATGGTTGCAATTGCAAGATACTTGAATGTTACTCTCATTGTTCCTGAATTGGACAAATCTTCTTTCTGGGCTGATCCAAG TGAGTTTGAGGACATTTTTGATGTTGATCATTTCATAACATCTTTGAGAGATGAAGTTCGGATACTTAAAGAGCTTCCAATTAGGCTTAAAAAGAGAGTGGAATTAGGACTCATACATACCATGCCTCCCATTAGTTGGTCTGATATTTCATACTACCACAACCAg attcttccTTTGATTCAAAGATTCAAAGTTTTGCATTTGAATAGAACCGATGCTCGCCTTGCCAATAGTGGTCAACCCTTTGACCTTCAAAAGCTGAGATGTCGAGTAAATTTCAGTGCTTTGAGATTCACTAGTCAAATTGAAGAACTGGGTAAACGAGTTGTGAATCTTTTAAAACAAAAAGGACCTTTTTTAGTCCTCCACCTCAGATATGAAATGGACATGTTAGCATTTTCTGGTTGTACTCAAGGATGCAATGATGAAGAAGTGGAAGAGTTGACACGAATGag GTATGCTTACCCTTGGTGGAAAGAAAAGATTATAAACTCTGAATTAAAACGAAAAGACGGGTTATGCCCTTTAACTCCTGAAGAAACTGCTCTTGCATTAAGGGCACTTGGGGTAAATAATGACATCCAGATTTACATTGCTGCTGGTGAAATATATGGTGGAGAAAGAAGAATGGCTAGTCTTAAAGCCACCTATCCAAATCTG GTGAGAAAAGAGACTCTTTTGGGAGCAGATGAGCTTGGGTTTTTTCAGAACCACTCGTCTCAAATGGCAGCATTGGATTATCTTGTATCACTGGAAAGTGACATTTTTGTCCCTACTTTTGATGGAAATATGGCCAAAGTCGTTGAAGGTCATCGGAG ATATTTGGGTTTCAAGAAGACGATATTATTGGATAGAAGATTACTTGTTGAATTAATAGACAAATACACAAGTAAATTATTAAACTGGGATGAATTCTCAAATGCTGTGAAAGATGCTCATGCAAATCGCATGGGTAACCCCACAAAAAGATTGGTGATTCCAGACAAACCCAAAGAAGAAGATTACTTTTATGCAAATCCAGAGGAATGCTTTCATCCCTCATCACAAAATGAACCTGTCAATATAATCCAATGA